The proteins below are encoded in one region of Dehalococcoidales bacterium:
- a CDS encoding response regulator transcription factor — translation MEKIKILVVDDHALMREGIRALLGLHEDIEIVGEASEGKEAFDKAIEMMPDVVIMDIAMPGMDGLEATRRIRKKNPTVKVLVLTQHDNKEYILSAIKAGADGYVPKKALGSELVTAVRTVHKGDSFLYPSAAAVLIEDYLRQVEEEPYDQLTAREREILKLIAESHTSREIADRLFISLKTVLGHRTKIMEKLDIHNRTGLIKYAMRKGLVSLDS, via the coding sequence GTGGAGAAAATAAAGATACTGGTCGTGGATGACCACGCCCTGATGCGTGAAGGCATCCGCGCTTTGCTCGGCCTACATGAGGACATTGAGATAGTGGGAGAAGCCTCTGAAGGCAAGGAGGCTTTTGATAAAGCCATCGAAATGATGCCGGACGTGGTGATTATGGACATCGCCATGCCCGGTATGGATGGACTGGAAGCCACCCGCCGTATCAGAAAGAAAAACCCGACGGTGAAAGTCCTAGTCCTGACCCAGCACGATAACAAAGAATACATATTATCAGCTATAAAGGCAGGGGCCGATGGTTATGTGCCCAAGAAGGCTCTCGGCTCAGAACTGGTCACCGCTGTCCGCACCGTGCACAAAGGGGATTCCTTCCTCTACCCGTCAGCGGCGGCGGTTTTAATTGAAGACTACCTGCGCCAGGTCGAAGAAGAACCCTATGACCAATTGACCGCCCGGGAGAGAGAAATACTGAAGCTAATCGCTGAGAGCCACACCAGCCGGGAAATCGCCGACAGGCTCTTCATCAGCTTGAAGACGGTACTGGGGCACCGGACTAAAATAATGGAGAAGCTGGATATACATAACCGCACCGGACTGATTAAATATGCCATGCGCAAGGGGCTGGTCAGCCTGGATTCCTAG